The Accipiter gentilis chromosome 19, bAccGen1.1, whole genome shotgun sequence genome has a window encoding:
- the FUT4 gene encoding alpha-(1,3)-fucosyltransferase 4, with the protein MEPAPRRRPAGRPGCPRRWRRRLRGRRWALAAGLLGAAAALALYACLPEPEKPEPEKPEKPEAAAAARAGAGGEVNVLLWWEPFGRPRRMADCRRRYNITGCRLSADRSRYGEAQAVLFHHRDLVLHGAQGLPRGPPPRPARQLWVWMNFESPSHSPGLRGLAGLFNWTMSYRRDSDVFVPYGRLYAPPAPRPFVLPRKTRLVAWVVSNWNEEHARVRYYRQLKEHLAVDVYGARGLALAEGGVVETVSAYKFYLAFENSQHTDYITEKLWRNAFAAGAVPVVLGPRRANYERFIPPDSFIHVDDFPSPRLLAAYLKFLDKNKPSYRRYFAWRKKYEVHVTSFWDEHFCKVCEAVRAAGNQIKTVRNLAGWFES; encoded by the coding sequence ATGGagccggccccgcgccgccgccccgccgggcggccCGGTTGCCCGCGGCGGTGGCGCCGGCGGCTGCGCGGGCGGCGGTGGGCGCTGGCGGCCGGGCTGctgggcgccgccgccgccctcgcccTCTACGCCTGCCTGCCGGAGCCGGAGAAGCCGGAGCCGGAGAAGCCGGAGAagccggaggcggcggcggcggcgcgggccggggcgggcggcgaggTGAACGTGCTGCTGTGGTGGGAGCCCTTCGGGCGGCCGCGGCGCATGGCCGACTGCCGGCGGCGCTACAACATCACGGGCTGCCGCCTCAGCGCCGACCGCAGCCGCTACGGCGAGGCGCAGGCCGTCCTCTTCCACCACCGCGACCTGGTGCTGCACGGCGCCCAGGGGCTGCCCCGcgggcccccgccgcggccggcgcGGCAGCTCTGGGTGTGGATGAACTTCGAGTCGCCCTCGCACTCGCCCGGCCTGCGGGGGCTGGCCGGCCTCTTCAACTGGACCATGTCCTACCGGCGGGACTCGGACGTCTTCGTGCCCTACGGGCGCCTCTACGCCCCGCCGGCGCCCCGGCCCTTCGTCCTGCCCCGCAAGACGCGGCTGGTGGCCTGGGTGGTCAGCAACTGGAACGAGGAGCACGCCCGGGTGCGCTACTACCGCCAGCTGAAGGAGCACCTGGCCGTCGACGTGTACGGGGCGCGGGGGCTGGCGCTGGCCGAGGGCGGCGTGGTGGAGACCGTCTCGGCCTACAAGTTCTACCTGGCCTTCGAGAACTCCCAGCACACCGACTACATCACGGAGAAGCTCTGGAGAAACGCCTTCGCCGCCGGCGCCGTGCCCGTCGTCCTCGGGCCCCGCAGGGCCAACTACGAGCGCTTCATCCCCCCCGACTCCTTCATCCACGTCGACGACTTCCCCAGCCCCCGGCTGCTGGCCGCCTACCTGAAGTTCCTCGataaaaacaaacccagctaCAGGAGGTACTTCGCCTGGAGGAAGAAGTACGAAGTCCACGTCACCTCGTTCTGGGACGAGCATTTCTGCAAGGTTTGCGAGGCCGTCAGGGCAGCCGGCAACCAAATCAAGACGGTACGAAATCTGGCCGGCTGGTTTGAAAGCTGA